TCGTTACGCCCTTTGGGGGCGCGGTCTAACCACTGGTACATGCCCCAGAGGCCGTCCAATCCGCGCGCATAGGCGGAATAGGTGTGATAGGCGACGCCGTCCTCGAGCACGAACGCGCTCATGCCCGGCCTCTCCCGCGTGTACGTGGCCGGGTCTGTTCCGCTCATGGCCGCGAATGGGTCATTGACATCTTCCGGGACCAGCGGCGGCTCGCTCCGGTAGTTGTATTCAATGCTCCCTTTGCGCTGCTGCTCCTCGGTGAACCCCACGCTGAAGTCGAAGTTAAAGTCGCTTCCGAATGAGGATGCCCATGGAAATGTCCAGCCCATTCGCCGTTTGTAGGCCTGCAACTTTGCAAGGGGCGCACGCGACACCGCCCAGAGCATAACGTCATGGTTGGCCAGGTGAACCACAAACCCGTTGAAGCCGTCCGCGATCGCCGAACAGGCCGGACACCCCGCCGTGTAGTCGGGCCCGAACATGAAGTGGTAGAGGAGGAGTTGCGAACGTCCTTGGAAGAGATCCGCCAACGAGGCGTTTCCTTCGTCGGTCTCGAATCGATACTCCTTGTCGATACG
This window of the bacterium genome carries:
- a CDS encoding DUF899 domain-containing protein, with the protein product MTKHMTGTRKEWLAARLELLKEEKELTRRTDELARRRQELPWVRIDKEYRFETDEGNASLADLFQGRSQLLLYHFMFGPDYTAGCPACSAIADGFNGFVVHLANHDVMLWAVSRAPLAKLQAYKRRMGWTFPWASSFGSDFNFDFSVGFTEEQQRKGSIEYNYRSEPPLVPEDVNDPFAAMSGTDPATYTRERPGMSAFVLEDGVAYHTYSAYARGLDGLWGMYQWLDRAPKGRNETGLWFRRHDEYDKH